Proteins from one Juglans microcarpa x Juglans regia isolate MS1-56 chromosome 6S, Jm3101_v1.0, whole genome shotgun sequence genomic window:
- the LOC121236957 gene encoding DDT domain-containing protein DDR4-like has protein sequence MSREPAPSPIPNDRSPSPENHTPNHNSRNDAPVAQNDTAATTPTPPVNRSNRPSRACTIRAAARLHAAAASAPAAKPKKKEQRHDESPQQKEQCSKIVTQLVGPPPPSQLPRWTIRSMWELASVLNFLHVFRHLLNISLEFSAEEFETALITPNDTLSDIHMPLLKAIPPVTRMALTRDTWVTVLCRKLRDWWHWVADGELPIVASHGVEVEVYKTLDPGLRVVILKALCDIRVEQEDIRNYIDNSLKQGVQLSAFRKERTGGDSHGIFYWYEDDPIIGHRLYREIRKAEVKKAKTKGSQVPSNVSYQWETVATNLDEFQDVSEKLFSSKNRTEASLGKRLKIDMLPEIEKDHKRKERLLKKQHRQALLLDNFLSVDGLAPGRSLRDRKPVTYTFDDYDRSINEAIKITKRKQPSPDPLHRSDMVVKPEASTNGKWSSPSHASPHVNFSAPSPTSPDFDDAQDEHKTDPLDRSNRRRQRPQRYSVKEFVEAVSDNEADYDSDEDIVGEAVYDDEYLRKRKERRKDSSSSEGDEEYHWDGDNAEEEEEEEEEEEEDEDDSPSSEDSDEPRKFRKLPGRTRRETKLRSVDELQSGLRRSKRATRNRINYRQYDLSESETESMKPEKSNVSDAHSDASENGDYSMESQESDGDDNDQEMKVDQPVEAYTEAVEKEQKQPPEKSNSPGHDENEGVQKRRFLDLNELAPGSGFDDGPNTVINDEDTDDF, from the exons ATGTCCCGAGAGCCCGCCCCTTCTCCGATCCCCAACGACCGATCCCCCTCACCGGAAAATCACACCCCCAACCACAATTCCCGTAATGACGCGCCAGTAGCCCAGAACGACACCGCCGCCACCACTCCTACGCCTCCCGTTAATAGGAGTAACCGGCCGTCGCGGGCGTGCACTATTCGAGCCGCTGCTAGGCTCCACGCTGCGGCGGCCTCCGCGCCGGCGGCTAAGCCAAAGAAGAAAGAGCAGCGGCACGATGAGTCGCCGCAGCAGAAAGAGCAATGCAGCAAGATCGTCACGCAGCTAGTTGGGCCGCCCCCGCCGTCTCAATTGCCGCGGTGGACTATCCGGTCGATGTGGGAGTTGGCTTCCGTACTTAATTTCTTGCAT GTATTTAGGCATCTTCTGAATATCTCGTTGGAGTTCTCTGCCGAGGAGTTCGAGACTGCATTGATTACGCCGAATGATACTTTGAGTGACATTCATATGCCGTTATTGAAG GCGATTCCTCCTGTTACGCGAATGGCACTTACACGAGACACCTGGGTCACCGTTTTATGTAGAAAACTGAGAGACTGGTGGCATTGG GTTGCAGATGGGGAATTACCCATTGTTGCTTCTCATGG AGTGGAAGTCGAAGTATATAAAACGCTTGATCCTGGGCTTCGTGTGGTCATCTTGAAAGCACTCTGTGACATTCGTGTTGAG CAAGAAGATATCAGGAACTATATTGACAACTCTCTTAAACAAGGTGTTCAACTTTCAGCATTTCGCAAAGAACGTACGGGGGGTGATTCACATGGAATTTTTTACTG gtatgaagatgatcctatAATTGGCCATCGTTTATATCGGGAGATAAGGAAAGCCGAGGTGAAGAAAGCAAAGACAAAGGGTTCCCAGGTTCCTTCTAATGTATCGTACCAGTGGGAAACAGTGGCAACCAATTTAGATGAATTTCAAGATGTTTCT GAAAAGCTTTTCTCAAGTAAGAATAGAACAGAGGCATCGCTAGGAAAAAGGTTGAAGATAGATATGCTTCCTGAGATTGAGAAGGATCATAAG AGGAAAGAGAGATTGCTGAAAAAGCAACACAGACAAGCTCTTCTTCTAGATAATTTCTTGAGTGTGGATGGGCTTGCTCCAGGGCGCTCCCTTCGTGACAGAAAACCAGTCACCTACACATTTG ATGATTATGACCGATCCATAAATGAGGCTATCAAGATCACTAA ACGGAAACAGCCATCACCAGACCCTCTACACAGAAGCGATATGGTTGTGAAACCTGAGGCTTCTACAAACGGTAAATGGAGCAGCCCTTCACATGCTTCTCCACATGTCAATTTCAGTGCGCCATCTCCCACATCACCTGATTTTGATGATGCCCAGGACGAGCATAAAACAGACCCATTGGATCGAAG CAATCGGCGGAGACAAAGACCTCAAAGGTATTCAGTGAAAGAGTTTGTTGAAGCAGTTTCAGATAATGAGGCAGATTATGATAGCGATGAAGATATAGTTGGGGAGGCTGTTTATGATGATGAGTATCTGAGGAAGCGTAAAGAGAGGAGGAAGGATTCAAGTAGTTCTGAAGGAGATGAGGAGTATCATTGGGATGGAGATAATgctgaagaagaggaagaagaagaagaagaagaagaagaagacgaagatgatTCCCCAAGTAGTGAGGACAGTGACGAGCCCcgaaaatttagaaaacttCCAGGTCGCACTAGGAGGGAAACAAAACTAAGGTCGGTTGATGAGCTCCAGTCAGGTCTAAGACGCAGTAAGAGGGCCACTAGAAATCGTATCAACTACCGACAGTATGACCTGTCAGAATCAGAAACAGAGTCTATGAAACCTGAGAAGTCAAATGTATCAGATGCACACTCAGATGCGAGTGAAAATGGGGATTATTCAATGGAAAGTCAGGAATCTGATGGTGATGATAATGACCAGGAAATGAAAGTTGATCAGCCTGTTGAAGCTTACACTGAGGCAGTAGAGAAAGAGCAAAAGCAGCCACCTGAGAAATCAAATAGCCCCGGCCATGATGAAAATGAGGGTGTGCAGAAAAGACGTTTTCTTGACCTAAATGAGCTTGCTCCTGGCTCTGGTTTTGATGATGGTCCAAACACggtaataaatgatgaagatACAGATGACTTCTAA